In Pseudoxanthomonas indica, the following are encoded in one genomic region:
- the kdpC gene encoding potassium-transporting ATPase subunit KdpC — protein MNHSILLLEDPPQAARASGGLLRASLGLSLVSLLVFGLAYSLVGAGVGRALFADTATGSLLERDGKVVGSSLAAQPFADPRYFFPRPSAANYDLMALAGSNQARTNPDMRQRVEAARAEVAQREGVDPAAVPSDLVTQSGGAIDPHVSPQAAAIQIARVAKARGMPVAQVQALVAAHTQAPQWGVLGAARVNVLSLNLALDAADTGAEGVVAAHPAAPADDASRR, from the coding sequence ATGAACCATTCGATTCTGTTGCTGGAAGATCCGCCGCAAGCGGCGCGCGCATCGGGCGGCCTGCTGCGCGCCTCGCTCGGGTTGTCGCTGGTGTCGCTGCTGGTGTTCGGCCTGGCGTATTCGCTGGTGGGCGCGGGCGTGGGTCGCGCCCTGTTTGCCGACACCGCAACCGGCAGCCTGCTGGAGCGCGATGGCAAGGTGGTGGGTTCGTCGCTGGCGGCGCAGCCGTTTGCCGATCCCCGCTACTTTTTCCCGCGACCCTCCGCCGCCAATTACGATCTGATGGCGCTGGCCGGCAGCAACCAGGCGCGGACCAACCCGGACATGCGCCAGCGGGTGGAAGCGGCGCGTGCCGAAGTGGCACAGCGCGAGGGCGTGGATCCTGCGGCGGTGCCGAGCGATCTGGTCACCCAGTCGGGCGGCGCGATCGATCCGCATGTCAGCCCGCAGGCCGCCGCGATCCAGATTGCCCGGGTCGCCAAGGCGCGCGGCATGCCTGTGGCGCAGGTGCAGGCGCTGGTCGCCGCGCACACGCAGGCGCCGCAGTGGGGTGTGTTGGGCGCGGCGCGGGTCAACGTGCTGAGCTTGAACCTGGCGCTGGATGCGGCGGACACGGGCGCAGAGGGAGTGGTTGCCGCACATCCCGCGGCCCCGGCCGACGACGCATCGCGGCGCTGA